In one window of Niallia sp. Man26 DNA:
- the rpmG gene encoding 50S ribosomal protein L33: MRVNITLACTETGDRNYITTKNKRNNPDRIELMKYCPRLKRRTLHRETK, encoded by the coding sequence ATGAGAGTGAATATTACATTGGCATGTACAGAAACAGGAGACAGAAACTATATTACTACAAAAAACAAACGAAATAATCCAGATAGAATAGAATTAATGAAATATTGCCCACGTTTAAAAAGACGAACTTTGCATAGAGAAACAAAATAA
- the rpsN gene encoding 30S ribosomal protein S14, producing MAKKSKVVKEKKRQAMVEKYTAIRIELKEKGDYEGLRKLPRDSSPTRLKNRCEVTGRPRGYLRKFKMSRIAFREYAHKGQIPGVKKASW from the coding sequence GTGGCAAAAAAATCTAAAGTAGTAAAAGAGAAAAAACGGCAAGCTATGGTGGAAAAGTATACAGCTATTCGGATCGAATTAAAGGAAAAAGGTGATTATGAAGGACTTAGAAAACTTCCGAGAGATTCCTCTCCAACACGCCTAAAAAACAGATGTGAAGTTACTGGCAGACCTAGAGGGTACTTAAGAAAATTTAAAATGTCCCGCATTGCCTTCAGAGAGTATGCTCATAAAGGGCAAATTCCAGGTGTTAAGAAAGCAAGTTGGTAA